One Synechococcus sp. MU1617 DNA window includes the following coding sequences:
- the recG gene encoding ATP-dependent DNA helicase RecG: protein MLPIQRSLGLEADRGFQNLQGRQQRFHDFLQQQLAAPPAVPFPQGVNERMSKLSSGFADYPDLADPARRRLVTDARQWLHELRHRLEPSAPMAPPRLKVEASTQKRTSSPLQLDSPITQIRGVGPKFAARLASIGLLLVRDLLRYYPRDHVDYSAMRRIEALVSGETATIVATIRRCNGFVSPRNTNLAIIELQLQDPTGRLKVSRFLAGKRFSSPAYLKGQQRLYPVGATVAVSGLVKDGPYGITFQDPLIEVLDSPSSPVKSPSIGRLLPVYPLTEGVGADRFRSLIDQVLPLAASWSDPLPAALQRQFHLPTLADALQALHAPKDRESLDQGRRRLVFDEFLLLQLGLLRRRQALRSRKGPDLDLQSSSNGLVGEFMALLPFHFTAAQKRVFQEIEADLARTEPMARLVQGDVGSGKTVVAIAALLSTIASGWQGALMAPTEVLAEQHYRNLCHWLPQLHVSVALLTGSTPRPRRRELLDDLANGSLKVLVGTHALLEDPVVFNRLGLVVVDEQHRFGVHQRDRLLNKGLQPHLLTMTATPIPRTLALSIHGDLDVSQIDELPPGRTPIRTRMLTAGKREKAYELIREEVQLGQRAYVVLPLVDESEKLELRSAVEVHAELASEVFPDLAVGLLHGRLSSADKQAVLTDFAAGKTQVLVSTTVVEVGVDVPEASVMVIDHAERFGLAQLHQLRGRVGRGAAASHCLLINGSSNPLARQRLDVLVRSTDGFEIAEMDLRLRGPGQVLGTRQSGLPDLALASLADDGSVLEDARTAAQGLLKHDPELEQHPLLRETLDAQQRRLSGGTPLN, encoded by the coding sequence ATGCTTCCCATTCAGCGCTCGCTGGGGTTGGAGGCTGACCGTGGTTTTCAGAATCTGCAGGGTCGCCAACAGCGGTTTCACGACTTCCTGCAGCAGCAGCTCGCCGCCCCACCGGCAGTGCCCTTTCCCCAGGGTGTCAATGAGCGAATGTCCAAGCTCAGCTCAGGCTTTGCCGATTATCCGGACCTCGCTGATCCTGCCCGCCGTCGCTTGGTCACCGATGCCCGTCAGTGGCTGCATGAGCTGCGCCATCGCTTGGAACCCTCGGCTCCCATGGCACCGCCACGCCTCAAGGTGGAGGCGTCTACCCAGAAGCGGACCTCCTCCCCGCTGCAGCTCGACAGTCCCATCACCCAGATCCGTGGTGTGGGGCCGAAATTCGCTGCTCGGCTGGCCTCGATCGGCCTACTTCTGGTGCGTGACCTACTCCGCTATTACCCCCGCGATCATGTCGATTACTCCGCGATGCGCCGCATTGAGGCGCTGGTGTCGGGGGAAACAGCCACGATCGTTGCCACGATTCGTCGTTGCAACGGATTTGTCAGCCCGAGGAACACCAACCTCGCCATCATCGAGCTCCAGCTGCAGGATCCGACGGGTCGCCTGAAGGTAAGCCGTTTCCTGGCGGGCAAACGCTTCAGTTCTCCGGCCTACCTCAAAGGCCAGCAGCGCCTCTACCCCGTTGGTGCCACCGTGGCCGTTAGTGGTCTGGTGAAAGACGGCCCCTACGGCATCACCTTTCAGGATCCATTGATCGAGGTGCTGGACAGCCCCTCGTCTCCGGTCAAATCCCCCAGCATCGGGCGACTTCTCCCGGTGTATCCCCTCACCGAAGGGGTCGGAGCTGATCGTTTCCGCAGCCTGATCGATCAGGTCTTGCCCCTCGCGGCATCCTGGTCTGATCCTCTCCCCGCCGCGCTGCAGCGGCAATTCCATCTGCCGACGCTGGCGGATGCCCTGCAGGCCCTGCATGCGCCCAAGGATCGCGAGAGCCTCGATCAGGGACGCCGCCGGCTGGTGTTCGATGAGTTTCTGCTCCTGCAGCTCGGCCTGTTGCGCCGACGCCAGGCGCTGCGCTCCCGGAAGGGACCGGACCTGGATCTTCAGTCCAGTTCCAATGGGCTTGTGGGGGAGTTCATGGCTCTGTTGCCCTTCCACTTCACCGCAGCCCAGAAACGCGTGTTTCAGGAGATCGAAGCTGATCTGGCGCGCACCGAACCCATGGCCCGTCTGGTGCAGGGGGATGTCGGCTCTGGAAAGACGGTGGTTGCCATTGCAGCGTTGCTCAGCACCATTGCTTCGGGCTGGCAGGGGGCCCTGATGGCCCCCACGGAGGTGTTGGCCGAGCAGCACTACCGCAACCTCTGCCATTGGTTGCCGCAGCTCCATGTCAGCGTCGCGTTGCTGACGGGATCCACGCCACGGCCCCGCCGCCGGGAGCTGCTGGATGACCTAGCCAATGGTTCCCTGAAGGTGCTGGTGGGCACCCATGCTCTGCTCGAGGATCCGGTTGTGTTCAACCGCCTGGGGCTGGTGGTGGTGGATGAACAGCACCGTTTCGGTGTGCATCAACGAGATCGCCTGCTCAACAAGGGCTTGCAGCCTCATCTGCTCACCATGACGGCAACACCGATCCCACGGACCCTGGCGCTCTCGATCCATGGGGATCTGGATGTCAGCCAGATCGATGAATTGCCTCCAGGGCGAACACCGATTCGCACTCGCATGCTCACGGCTGGAAAGCGGGAGAAGGCCTATGAATTGATCCGTGAGGAGGTGCAGCTGGGCCAGCGGGCCTATGTCGTTCTGCCTCTGGTGGACGAGTCGGAAAAGCTCGAGCTTCGCTCAGCCGTTGAGGTTCACGCTGAATTGGCCTCGGAGGTTTTTCCTGATCTGGCAGTTGGTCTGCTGCATGGACGTCTCTCCAGTGCCGACAAGCAGGCGGTGCTGACCGATTTCGCTGCGGGCAAGACCCAGGTGCTGGTGTCAACCACGGTGGTGGAAGTGGGGGTGGATGTGCCTGAAGCCAGCGTGATGGTGATCGACCATGCCGAACGCTTTGGCCTGGCGCAGCTGCATCAGTTGCGGGGGCGCGTCGGCCGTGGTGCTGCTGCCTCCCATTGCCTGTTAATCAATGGCAGCTCCAACCCTCTGGCCCGCCAGCGTCTGGATGTGCTGGTGCGCTCCACCGATGGCTTCGAGATCGCCGAGATGGATTTGCGCTTGCGCGGGCCTGGACAGGTTCTGGGAACCCGTCAGTCGGGCCTGCCTGATCTGGCCCTTGCCAGCCTTGCTGATGATGGTTCCGTTCTGGAGGACGCACGAACAGCTGCCCAGGGGCTGTTAAAGCATGATCCCGAGCTCGAGCAGCACCCGTTGCTGCGCGAGACCCTCGATGCACAGCAGCGTCGCCTCAGCGGCGGCACCCCTTTGAACTGA
- the tsf gene encoding translation elongation factor Ts, with protein sequence MAAAVSAKLVKELRDKTGAGMMDCKKALAATEGDADKAVEWLRQKGIASAEKKSGRTAAEGAIGSYIHTGARVGVLVEVNCETDFVARGDMFQSLLRDVSMQVAACPNVEYVTTDEIPDEIREREKAIEMGRDDLEGKPEQMKEKIVEGRIGKRLKELALMEQPFIKDSSITVADLVKQTAGKIGENVKVRRFTRYTLGEGIEVEDNDFAAEVASMQNAG encoded by the coding sequence ATGGCTGCTGCCGTATCCGCCAAGCTTGTCAAAGAACTGCGCGACAAGACCGGCGCAGGGATGATGGATTGCAAAAAGGCCCTGGCCGCCACAGAAGGCGATGCCGACAAGGCCGTTGAGTGGCTCCGCCAGAAAGGCATCGCCAGCGCTGAAAAGAAATCCGGTCGCACCGCCGCCGAGGGTGCCATCGGCAGTTACATCCACACCGGTGCCCGCGTGGGTGTGCTGGTTGAGGTGAACTGCGAAACCGACTTCGTGGCACGGGGCGACATGTTCCAGTCGCTTCTTCGTGATGTGTCGATGCAGGTGGCGGCATGCCCCAACGTCGAGTACGTCACCACCGACGAGATTCCCGACGAGATCCGTGAGCGGGAAAAGGCGATCGAGATGGGCCGTGACGATCTCGAAGGCAAGCCTGAGCAGATGAAGGAAAAGATCGTTGAAGGTCGCATTGGCAAGCGCCTCAAGGAACTCGCCCTGATGGAGCAGCCCTTCATCAAGGACAGCTCCATCACCGTTGCAGACCTGGTGAAGCAAACCGCCGGCAAGATCGGCGAGAACGTGAAAGTTCGTCGTTTCACCCGTTACACCCTTGGTGAGGGCATCGAGGTGGAAGACAACGATTTCGCTGCTGAAGTGGCGTCCATGCAGAACGCCGGCTGA
- the rpsB gene encoding 30S ribosomal protein S2 gives MAVVTLAEMMEAGAHFGHQTRRWNPKMSRYIYCARNGVHIIDLVQTAVCMNNAYKWTRSAARSGKRFLFVGTKKQASEVVALEAARCGASYVNQRWLGGMLTNWTTMKARIDRLKDLERMESSGAIAMRPKKEGAVLRRELERLQKYLGGLKNMRRLPDVVVLVDQRRESNAVLEARKLDIPLVSMLDTNCDPDLCEVPIPCNDDAVRSVQLILGRLADAINEGRHGSNDQRGGDSEG, from the coding sequence ATGGCTGTCGTAACCCTCGCCGAGATGATGGAGGCTGGTGCCCACTTTGGGCACCAGACCCGTCGTTGGAACCCCAAGATGTCGCGCTACATCTACTGCGCGCGCAACGGCGTTCACATCATCGACCTTGTGCAGACCGCCGTCTGCATGAACAACGCCTACAAGTGGACCCGTTCTGCTGCCCGCAGCGGCAAGCGCTTTCTCTTCGTCGGTACCAAGAAGCAGGCCTCTGAAGTGGTGGCGCTTGAAGCCGCCCGCTGCGGAGCCTCCTATGTGAACCAGCGCTGGTTGGGCGGCATGCTCACCAACTGGACCACAATGAAGGCCCGGATCGACCGTCTCAAGGATCTTGAGCGGATGGAATCCAGTGGTGCTATCGCCATGCGCCCCAAGAAAGAGGGTGCAGTGCTGCGTCGTGAACTCGAGCGTCTCCAGAAGTATCTGGGTGGCCTCAAGAACATGCGTCGCCTGCCTGATGTGGTGGTTTTGGTGGACCAGCGTCGTGAGTCGAATGCCGTGCTCGAAGCCCGCAAGCTCGACATCCCCCTGGTCTCCATGCTGGACACCAACTGCGATCCGGATCTCTGTGAGGTGCCGATTCCCTGCAACGACGACGCCGTTCGTTCTGTGCAGCTGATCCTTGGTCGTTTGGCTGATGCGATCAATGAGGGTCGCCATGGCTCCAACGATCAGCGTGGTGGTGACAGCGAAGGCTGA
- a CDS encoding glycosyltransferase family 2 protein, with protein MFVSVVIPTYNRRPILEKCLSALEDQQLAGALQDYEVVVVDDGSSDGTPSWLREQAIRFPHVRLIEQAHGGPAEGRNRGVDHARGDVIVFIDSDLVVTETFLATHARALQQCWHRRGDRLCFTYGAVINTANFEAPCTERHKLRDLSWAYFATGNVAIDREVLERSGLFDTGFRLYGWEDLELGERLRRMGVELVKCPDAVGYHWHPALTLDQIPRLVEVEGERARMGLVFYRKHPTRRVRLIIQFTWFHRILWEVLNLGGLINPSSLRPLLRWLIRRGYQGTAMELLRLPLNRIGVRALFREARAAGLR; from the coding sequence ATGTTCGTCAGCGTCGTTATTCCGACCTACAACCGACGCCCGATCCTCGAGAAATGCCTCTCGGCACTGGAAGATCAGCAGCTTGCTGGAGCTCTTCAGGACTACGAGGTTGTTGTGGTCGACGACGGTTCCAGCGATGGAACGCCGTCGTGGCTGAGGGAGCAAGCCATTCGTTTTCCCCATGTGCGCCTGATTGAGCAGGCGCATGGTGGTCCTGCGGAGGGTCGGAACCGCGGCGTGGATCACGCCCGTGGTGATGTGATCGTTTTCATCGACAGCGACCTGGTGGTCACAGAGACCTTTCTGGCCACCCATGCACGGGCGTTGCAGCAGTGCTGGCACCGGCGTGGTGATCGGCTCTGCTTCACCTATGGCGCTGTCATCAACACCGCCAACTTCGAAGCACCTTGCACGGAACGCCACAAATTACGTGACTTGTCCTGGGCTTATTTCGCCACCGGGAATGTGGCCATTGATCGGGAGGTGTTGGAGCGTTCAGGCCTGTTCGACACTGGTTTTCGCCTGTACGGCTGGGAGGACCTGGAACTGGGTGAGCGCCTGCGGCGAATGGGGGTTGAGTTGGTGAAGTGTCCCGACGCGGTCGGTTACCACTGGCACCCCGCCCTAACCCTCGATCAGATCCCCCGCCTTGTGGAAGTGGAGGGAGAACGAGCCCGTATGGGGCTTGTCTTCTACCGCAAACATCCAACCAGGCGGGTGCGGCTGATCATCCAGTTCACCTGGTTCCATCGCATCCTTTGGGAAGTGCTCAACCTCGGCGGGCTGATCAATCCCTCCAGCCTTCGACCGCTGCTCCGCTGGCTGATCCGGCGTGGCTATCAGGGAACAGCGATGGAGCTGCTTCGTTTGCCCCTCAATCGCATTGGTGTGCGCGCCCTGTTCCGTGAAGCCAGAGCGGCGGGACTTCGCTGA
- a CDS encoding DevA family ABC transporter ATP-binding protein: MAAVVVDNLSHAFGQGGMRREVLQNISFNIEPGEVVLLTGPSGCGKTTLLTLIGALRTVQQGQVSVLGQSLHGAGRRCRQQVRRRIGMIFQGHNLLRCLTAEQNVQMGADLLPDLSYRARRDEARQWLRAVGLEDHMGKVPHDLSGGQKQRVAIARALAANPRLLLADEPTAALDSRTGREVVELLRRLAREQSCAVLMVTHDPRIVDVADRLLQMEDGRLMNAV; this comes from the coding sequence ATGGCAGCTGTAGTTGTCGACAACCTCTCTCATGCCTTCGGCCAAGGGGGAATGCGCCGCGAGGTTCTTCAGAACATCAGCTTCAACATTGAGCCGGGCGAAGTGGTTTTGCTGACCGGTCCCTCCGGCTGTGGCAAGACAACTCTGCTCACCTTGATCGGCGCCTTACGGACGGTTCAGCAGGGCCAGGTGTCGGTGCTTGGTCAATCACTTCATGGGGCCGGCCGTCGGTGCCGCCAGCAGGTGCGCAGGCGCATTGGCATGATTTTTCAGGGCCACAACCTCCTGCGCTGCCTCACTGCAGAACAGAACGTGCAGATGGGAGCCGATCTTCTGCCTGATCTCAGTTACAGGGCTCGTCGGGATGAAGCCCGTCAGTGGCTCCGTGCCGTCGGTCTGGAGGACCATATGGGCAAAGTTCCTCACGACTTATCCGGTGGACAGAAGCAACGGGTCGCTATTGCCCGTGCCCTTGCCGCAAACCCTCGGCTGCTCCTTGCTGACGAACCCACCGCTGCATTAGATAGCCGCACGGGTCGGGAGGTGGTGGAGTTGCTTCGCCGACTGGCCCGTGAACAATCCTGCGCGGTGCTGATGGTGACCCATGACCCGCGCATCGTTGATGTCGCCGATCGCCTGCTTCAAATGGAGGATGGGCGTCTAATGAATGCTGTTTAG
- the devC gene encoding ABC transporter permease DevC, whose product MNRFWRGRRIPLSWLLLTRQPVRLLVALAGISFAGILMFMQLGFRDGLFDASVTAHRLFDADVVLISPRSASSVSMEAFPRRRLVQTLADSDVDGVTPVHWGLMLWRNPETRRNRSILALGFNPDDPFFVDPSLAEKTDALKQKGRILFDQLSRPEFGPIADWYRDGRVVETEIAGNRVRVAGLVSLGTSFGADGNLLTSTETFLDLMPQKPPGAIEVGLVRLKPGVDPEQVVSRLGQRLPKDVLVLTKQGFIDFEQNYWKSSTSIGFIFTLGAAMGFVVGCVIVYQVLYTDVSDHLPEYATLMAMGYRLSHLLGVVVREGFYLAAMGYVPAYLAGQGLYWFVRDATKLPVGMDLSRALTVLVMILVMCMLSSFLAMRRLIDADPAEIF is encoded by the coding sequence ATGAACCGGTTCTGGCGGGGCCGTCGGATTCCTCTCTCCTGGTTGTTGCTGACGCGCCAGCCCGTCCGCTTGCTGGTGGCACTTGCCGGCATCAGCTTTGCGGGAATTCTGATGTTCATGCAGCTCGGATTCCGTGATGGTCTGTTCGATGCCAGCGTCACGGCGCACCGGCTGTTCGATGCCGATGTCGTTCTGATCAGTCCCCGCTCCGCCAGCTCCGTGAGCATGGAAGCCTTTCCAAGGCGGCGGCTGGTTCAGACCCTGGCCGATTCCGATGTCGACGGGGTGACCCCGGTGCACTGGGGGCTGATGCTCTGGCGGAACCCTGAAACGCGTCGCAACCGGTCGATCCTGGCGTTGGGGTTCAATCCCGACGACCCCTTCTTTGTCGACCCATCCCTGGCTGAAAAAACTGATGCTCTCAAACAGAAAGGGCGGATCCTGTTTGATCAGCTGTCACGCCCCGAATTCGGACCCATTGCCGATTGGTATCGCGATGGCCGGGTGGTCGAAACTGAGATCGCTGGCAACCGAGTCCGTGTCGCCGGCCTGGTGAGTCTGGGCACCAGCTTCGGTGCCGACGGCAATCTGCTCACGAGCACTGAGACGTTCCTCGATCTGATGCCCCAGAAGCCGCCTGGGGCGATCGAAGTGGGTTTGGTGCGGTTGAAGCCAGGAGTGGATCCTGAGCAGGTGGTGTCCCGACTAGGCCAGCGACTGCCCAAAGATGTTTTGGTGCTGACCAAGCAGGGCTTCATCGATTTCGAGCAGAACTACTGGAAAAGCAGCACCTCGATCGGTTTCATCTTCACCCTCGGCGCTGCCATGGGCTTCGTGGTGGGCTGCGTGATCGTGTACCAGGTGCTCTACACCGATGTGAGTGATCACCTGCCGGAGTACGCCACCTTGATGGCGATGGGCTATCGCCTCAGTCATCTGTTGGGGGTGGTGGTCCGTGAGGGCTTCTATCTGGCGGCGATGGGATACGTCCCCGCCTACCTGGCCGGTCAGGGGCTGTACTGGTTCGTTCGTGACGCCACCAAGCTGCCCGTCGGCATGGATCTATCCCGGGCGTTGACCGTGCTGGTGATGATCCTGGTGATGTGCATGTTGTCGTCTTTCCTGGCCATGCGTCGTCTCATCGATGCAGACCCTGCGGAGATCTTCTGA
- a CDS encoding HlyD family efflux transporter periplasmic adaptor subunit, giving the protein MTPKRWSVLAGSLVIAVIGGWLLRPTPEPKPVEPAPAPMVRPEAVAALGQLEPAGDIRNLAAPNAGMAGTPRVSALNVNEGDLIKRGQVLASFDHRDGLLADLERIDAQLRSLDQEIRLQTIEVERFSKAADWGAAELTLVDNKREELVRLQGKRDQARAERKGLQADLVLSQLISPLDGVVLKLHARAGERPGADGVMDVGANQAMQASIEVYESDISLIRLDQSVRLISENGGFRGELAGRVLRISPQVEQRSVLSTDPTGDADARVVVVDVVLNPEDAAKVSRLAGLKVIARFDP; this is encoded by the coding sequence ATGACCCCCAAGCGCTGGTCTGTTCTGGCTGGAAGTTTGGTCATTGCCGTCATTGGCGGTTGGTTGCTGCGGCCGACTCCCGAACCCAAACCGGTTGAACCGGCGCCTGCACCCATGGTTCGTCCGGAAGCGGTTGCTGCCCTGGGGCAGCTGGAGCCTGCCGGGGACATCCGCAATCTGGCCGCTCCCAATGCGGGTATGGCGGGGACACCCCGGGTGTCAGCCCTCAATGTGAATGAGGGCGATCTGATCAAGCGGGGCCAGGTGTTGGCGTCTTTCGATCACCGGGATGGCCTCCTCGCTGATCTGGAGCGTATCGATGCGCAGCTGCGCAGCCTCGACCAGGAGATTCGTCTTCAGACCATCGAAGTGGAGCGCTTCAGCAAAGCCGCTGATTGGGGTGCAGCTGAATTGACTCTGGTGGACAACAAGCGTGAAGAGCTGGTGCGCCTTCAGGGAAAGCGGGATCAGGCCCGGGCGGAGCGCAAAGGGCTCCAGGCCGACCTCGTGCTGAGCCAGCTGATCTCGCCCCTTGATGGTGTTGTGCTCAAGCTGCATGCCCGTGCAGGCGAGCGCCCTGGTGCGGATGGGGTGATGGATGTGGGGGCCAACCAGGCGATGCAGGCCAGCATCGAGGTCTATGAATCCGATATCTCCCTGATCCGCCTCGATCAGTCCGTGCGCCTCATTAGCGAGAACGGTGGTTTCCGCGGTGAACTTGCCGGTCGCGTTCTGCGCATCAGCCCGCAGGTGGAACAACGGTCTGTTCTTTCCACCGATCCCACCGGCGATGCGGATGCCCGTGTTGTGGTGGTTGATGTGGTGCTTAACCCTGAAGATGCCGCCAAGGTCAGCCGTCTGGCTGGTTTGAAGGTGATTGCCCGCTTCGATCCATGA
- a CDS encoding phycocyanobilin:ferredoxin oxidoreductase — MQPKPLAPPPGQHPLVHALAAAIRSAWAGLPGLEILPCDEDLRFIQGQLDGEGLSIGNELFRCIGLRKLHLEVARLGNGLQILHSVWFPDPHYDLPIFGADIVTGPAGVSAAIVDLSPTSDALPEQLIQRLEAKPWPAFRQVRDLPAWGSVIFSNKVCFIRPDGADEEAAFLELVSHYLQVMATSVMEATPEPSSALTTVRRYEGQLNYCLQQKRNDKTRRVLEKAFDSAWADRYIDMLLFDNPPEL, encoded by the coding sequence ATGCAGCCCAAGCCGCTGGCGCCACCGCCAGGACAGCATCCCCTCGTGCATGCCTTGGCGGCGGCGATCCGTAGTGCCTGGGCGGGATTGCCTGGCTTGGAGATCCTTCCCTGCGATGAGGATCTGCGCTTCATCCAGGGGCAACTCGATGGTGAAGGCCTATCGATCGGCAACGAGCTTTTTCGTTGCATCGGACTTCGCAAACTTCATTTGGAGGTCGCGCGACTCGGCAACGGACTGCAAATCCTCCACAGCGTCTGGTTCCCCGATCCCCATTACGACCTGCCGATTTTCGGGGCCGACATCGTGACGGGCCCCGCTGGCGTTTCCGCCGCGATCGTCGATCTTTCCCCCACCTCCGATGCCCTGCCGGAGCAGTTGATTCAGCGGCTGGAGGCCAAGCCCTGGCCTGCGTTCCGTCAGGTTCGGGACCTTCCGGCCTGGGGATCGGTCATCTTCTCGAACAAGGTGTGCTTCATCCGCCCCGATGGTGCTGACGAGGAAGCGGCCTTCTTGGAGTTGGTGAGCCACTACCTGCAGGTGATGGCCACCAGCGTGATGGAAGCGACTCCCGAACCTTCATCGGCTCTCACTACAGTCCGCCGGTACGAGGGTCAGTTGAACTATTGCCTTCAGCAGAAACGCAACGACAAGACCCGCCGCGTGCTCGAGAAGGCCTTCGATTCCGCCTGGGCCGATCGCTACATCGACATGCTTCTGTTCGACAACCCACCGGAACTCTGA
- a CDS encoding pitrilysin family protein: MELCHAVLNLPFSGPPLDHWTLPNGVGCVTADMPDAPLTCLDLWCRAGSASEQPGEEGMAHFLEHMVFKGSERLPAGAFDEAIEALGGSSNAATGFDDVHFHVLTPPDRAREALDLLLELVLLPSLERDGFNTERGVVLEEIAQYADQPNEQVLQLLLSKGCNQHPYGRPILGTPRSLEAMTPEAMRAFHQRQYRGSNCCLAMAGPASTELRSAVGSSALAGLLDASDPSSPSSPLSVRPGRESVVVDRLESARLLMLWEAPQAQDQGGVMAADLATTLLGEGRRSRLVNRLREELQIVESVSMDLSVLEQGSLITLEVICPDEHLEAVEDEVNRQLRAMADELVSDQELKRGQQLVSNGLRYSLESTGQVSGLSASQTLWDRQQDLLHPLAFLPPWTAERLRSDLFPRLQPEQAFVLTAQAKTENG, from the coding sequence ATGGAACTTTGCCACGCAGTTCTGAACCTTCCGTTCTCCGGTCCCCCACTGGACCATTGGACCCTCCCCAACGGAGTGGGCTGCGTGACGGCCGACATGCCGGATGCACCCCTGACCTGTCTCGATCTCTGGTGCCGTGCCGGCAGTGCCAGTGAACAGCCAGGGGAGGAGGGCATGGCCCATTTCCTGGAGCACATGGTGTTCAAGGGAAGTGAGCGGCTGCCCGCAGGGGCGTTCGACGAGGCCATCGAAGCTCTGGGGGGCAGCAGCAATGCCGCAACAGGTTTTGATGACGTTCACTTCCACGTGCTGACACCGCCGGATCGAGCCCGCGAAGCGTTGGATCTGTTGCTCGAACTGGTGTTACTGCCAAGCCTCGAGCGAGACGGGTTCAACACGGAACGGGGGGTGGTGCTTGAGGAGATCGCCCAATACGCCGATCAACCCAATGAGCAGGTGTTGCAACTGCTGTTGAGCAAGGGCTGTAACCAGCACCCCTACGGCCGACCCATCCTGGGTACCCCCCGCAGCCTGGAGGCCATGACGCCCGAAGCCATGCGGGCGTTTCACCAGCGGCAGTACCGAGGTTCCAACTGCTGCCTAGCGATGGCCGGGCCTGCATCAACTGAGCTGCGCAGTGCCGTGGGGTCCTCGGCTCTGGCTGGCCTCCTGGATGCCTCTGATCCTTCATCACCGTCATCCCCCCTGAGCGTGCGTCCTGGACGCGAGAGCGTTGTTGTGGACCGGCTTGAATCAGCTCGACTGCTGATGCTCTGGGAAGCACCCCAGGCCCAGGATCAGGGCGGAGTGATGGCGGCTGATCTCGCCACAACCCTGCTGGGGGAGGGACGACGCAGTCGTCTCGTGAACCGCTTGAGGGAGGAATTGCAGATCGTTGAAAGCGTGTCGATGGACCTCTCGGTTCTGGAGCAGGGAAGCCTGATCACGCTTGAGGTGATCTGCCCGGACGAGCATCTGGAGGCTGTGGAAGACGAGGTGAACCGGCAGTTACGTGCCATGGCAGATGAGCTCGTCAGTGATCAGGAACTGAAACGGGGCCAGCAGCTGGTGAGCAATGGACTTCGCTACTCCTTGGAATCGACGGGCCAGGTGTCTGGACTCAGCGCCAGCCAAACCCTCTGGGACCGTCAGCAGGATCTGCTCCACCCCCTGGCCTTCCTGCCGCCATGGACGGCAGAGCGGCTTCGCTCAGACCTCTTTCCCAGGCTGCAACCCGAACAGGCGTTTGTCCTGACCGCCCAAGCCAAGACGGAGAACGGATGA